The Rana temporaria chromosome 4, aRanTem1.1, whole genome shotgun sequence genome contains a region encoding:
- the EPCAM gene encoding epithelial cell adhesion molecule isoform X1: MRSPPLLYGHQPRKLRELPRASNPSPMLHIGGLAGISLITSVILVLGQEKVVSWVWVFSLHWVHACPRSLRACTCKNLVRAVCETDGTIPSIQLGTERKPVDCNKLVPKCWLMKRESIPPKSGRRQKPPSALVDNDGLYNPDCEDNGTFKARQCNNTETCWCVNSAGVRRTDKGDKNWKCSELVRTYWVMIEMKRNDTSKVPEGAIKGALTSLITSRYNLPAKYIDGIEVEENFIYVDLKQNSSAKQAGDVDIADVGYYMEKDIKGDPIILPNVPFELKVNGQNFGVREPVVYYIDEKPHEISMKHLTPGVIAVIVVVIVAIIAGIVVLVLTRRKRGRYEKAEMKEMNEMQKELNS, translated from the exons ATGAGGAGCCCGCCCCTCCTGTATGGACACCAGCCAAGAAAATTAAGAGAACTGCCCAGAGCATCTAACCCCTCCCCCATGTTGCATATAGGAGGATTAGCTGGAATAAGCCTCATTACTTCTGTAATCCTTGTCCTAGGCCAGGAAAAGGTGGTGTCCTGGGTTTGGGTTTTCAGCCTTCACTGGGTGCATGCTTGTCCCAGGTCGTTGCGAG cTTGCACCTGCAAGAACCTTGTAAGGGCAGTGTGTGAAACAGACGGTACAATCCCAAGCATTCAACTAGGTACGGAACGGAAGCCGGTGGACTGTAACAAAT TGGTGCCCAAATGCTGGCTAATGAAGAGGGAGAGCATTCCACCAAAGTCTGGAAGAAGACAGAAACCACCAAGTGCTCTAGTTGACAATGATGGGCTGTACAATCCAGACTGTGAGGATAATGGCACCTTTAAAGCAAGGCAGTGCAACAACACCGAAACATGCTGGTGTGTGAACTCGGCTGGAGTTAGAAGAACcgacaaaggagacaaaaactgGAAGTGTTCAGAGCTGGTTAGAACTTA CTGGGTGATGATAGAAATGAAACGCAATGACACTTCTAAAGTGCCGGAAGGCGCTATTAAAGG gGCTCTGACAAGCCTGATTACTTCCAGATATAACCTGCCTGCAAAATACATTGATGGAATTGAG GTTGAAGAAAACTTTATCTACGTAGATCTGAAGCAGAATTCTTCAGCGAAACAGGCTGGTGATGTGGACATTGCTGATGTTGGCTACTACATGGAGAAAGAT ATTAAAGGAGATCCCATCATTTTGCCAAATGTGCCATTTGAACTCAAAGTCAATGGCCAGAACTTCGGTGTAAGAGAACCTGTCGTCTATTACATTGACGAGAAGCCCCATGAAATCAGCATGAAGCATCTGACCCCGGGTGTAATCGCAGTCATTGTGGTGGTGATCGTGGCGATTATTGCAGGCATAGTAGTCTTG GTTCTGACCAGGAGAAAGAGAGGCCGCTATGAGAAGGCTGAA atgaaGGAGATGAATGAAATGCAAAAAGAACTCAACTCATAG
- the EPCAM gene encoding epithelial cell adhesion molecule isoform X2, with translation MKTFTMLSLASALLCFTLLGQVLSQACTCKNLVRAVCETDGTIPSIQLGTERKPVDCNKLVPKCWLMKRESIPPKSGRRQKPPSALVDNDGLYNPDCEDNGTFKARQCNNTETCWCVNSAGVRRTDKGDKNWKCSELVRTYWVMIEMKRNDTSKVPEGAIKGALTSLITSRYNLPAKYIDGIEVEENFIYVDLKQNSSAKQAGDVDIADVGYYMEKDIKGDPIILPNVPFELKVNGQNFGVREPVVYYIDEKPHEISMKHLTPGVIAVIVVVIVAIIAGIVVLVLTRRKRGRYEKAEMKEMNEMQKELNS, from the exons ATGAAGACCTTCACCATGCTGAGCCTGGCCTCTGCCCTGCTCTGCTTCACCCTCCTGGGACAAGTTCTGAGCCAAG cTTGCACCTGCAAGAACCTTGTAAGGGCAGTGTGTGAAACAGACGGTACAATCCCAAGCATTCAACTAGGTACGGAACGGAAGCCGGTGGACTGTAACAAAT TGGTGCCCAAATGCTGGCTAATGAAGAGGGAGAGCATTCCACCAAAGTCTGGAAGAAGACAGAAACCACCAAGTGCTCTAGTTGACAATGATGGGCTGTACAATCCAGACTGTGAGGATAATGGCACCTTTAAAGCAAGGCAGTGCAACAACACCGAAACATGCTGGTGTGTGAACTCGGCTGGAGTTAGAAGAACcgacaaaggagacaaaaactgGAAGTGTTCAGAGCTGGTTAGAACTTA CTGGGTGATGATAGAAATGAAACGCAATGACACTTCTAAAGTGCCGGAAGGCGCTATTAAAGG gGCTCTGACAAGCCTGATTACTTCCAGATATAACCTGCCTGCAAAATACATTGATGGAATTGAG GTTGAAGAAAACTTTATCTACGTAGATCTGAAGCAGAATTCTTCAGCGAAACAGGCTGGTGATGTGGACATTGCTGATGTTGGCTACTACATGGAGAAAGAT ATTAAAGGAGATCCCATCATTTTGCCAAATGTGCCATTTGAACTCAAAGTCAATGGCCAGAACTTCGGTGTAAGAGAACCTGTCGTCTATTACATTGACGAGAAGCCCCATGAAATCAGCATGAAGCATCTGACCCCGGGTGTAATCGCAGTCATTGTGGTGGTGATCGTGGCGATTATTGCAGGCATAGTAGTCTTG GTTCTGACCAGGAGAAAGAGAGGCCGCTATGAGAAGGCTGAA atgaaGGAGATGAATGAAATGCAAAAAGAACTCAACTCATAG